A stretch of DNA from Pseudorca crassidens isolate mPseCra1 chromosome X, mPseCra1.hap1, whole genome shotgun sequence:
AAGCCGGTGGGCAGGGGGCTTATTGACGCAGATGAACCTTCTCCTACTTTCTTAAAATACCCGTGCAAATCCAACTCAACAGAGATAGTTCGTTTTATTTACAGAATGACAGACAAGACAGGGAAGCAAGAATTGGAACAACAATgactcttatttttctatttcttcccccaTCTATATCACTGCTAAGGACTTCCACATTTCCAGAGCAGTTCTGATTCCAATTCCCTGTTATCTTGTACACGGTCACAAAACGAACTGGGAGATTTCCCAACCTCTCTTACAAAACAGCAAAACTCTTGTTCTTGAACTGAATTAGTGCAAATACCTGTGGGATTAACGTCATACACAAAGTTAGACACTGAAGCTTGTTTAGTCTTCTATTCAAAGAACCAACATTTGAAAAATTCCtaaagaaaacagacatggaAGTCCATGTCAACATACACAACAGGAACCCAAAATGCTGCACACCGGCTTCCCCCAACTCGCCCGGCTCTCACTGCTTAGAAGGCTGACCGCTCCCTCTTCAAACTCAGAGTGAAGGAGCAGACCCCTTCCTGCCCCACGGGAGAAGCTGCTGGACGTGGGACTGGCTGCTGCACTGGCTCAGGCTCCCTCTTCCTCATCGCTCACACTCCCTGCAGACACGGATGGGAAGAACCTGGGAGCCATGCTATTGCTCCTGAGCAGATGCTGCAGGACCTGACACTCGCTGGCCTCCGCGTAGGCCCGGGGACCCCACAGGAACTCGTAGCGGGCAGGGTCGCTGTGGGGCACCTGCCGGTACTTCAGGTAGCCCGTCTGCACCCACACTTCGGTGAGCAGCTCCCTCCCGCCACAAAACCCCAGGGTGCCTAGCTTTCCCCACACCTCCTCCTCAGGGACGCGGTCACCGAACAGGGTGACCATGGTCAGGACCAGCAGAGGGAGGCTGGCCTCGGGCGTGCGCTGCCAGTCGCTCAGCACTGCATCCCAGGTGAGGCCCAGGGTGGGGACCAGGACGTAGGTGCGCTCGCGGGGGTCCACCACCTTCACGTCCACGCCAAACAGCAGCTGCAGGCACTCGCAAACGAGGCGGAAGACCACGGGGAAGTGGTCCCGATGCTCCCGGACGACCGTACTCAGCATCTCCGCCTCGGAGGTCGGCTCCCCGGTACGAAACTTGAGGAGCAGGAACCCCACCAGGTCAGCCATCAGCGCAACAAGTGCCTCGCGGGACAAGGGCTCGGCATAGGCGGAGAAGGAGGGGGCGCCAGGGGAGGCGGAGGACGAGGGGGATGCGGCCTCCTCCCCCGCAGCCCCCAGCAGCGGCGCCTCCACAGGACCCTGGGCCGGGACTGGGGCCTCAAGGTCGGCCTCAGGCTGGCGGAGCTCACTCATCTCGACCAGGGGCCTGATCACTGGGGTCGGGCCGCCCACGGGAGTGTGGGCAGGGGACCTCGTAC
This window harbors:
- the LOC137216265 gene encoding melanoma-associated antigen 8-like, producing MSELRQPEADLEAPVPAQGPVEAPLLGAAGEEAASPSSSASPGAPSFSAYAEPLSREALVALMADLVGFLLLKFRTGEPTSEAEMLSTVVREHRDHFPVVFRLVCECLQLLFGVDVKVVDPRERTYVLVPTLGLTWDAVLSDWQRTPEASLPLLVLTMVTLFGDRVPEEEVWGKLGTLGFCGGRELLTEVWVQTGYLKYRQVPHSDPARYEFLWGPRAYAEASECQVLQHLLRSNSMAPRFFPSVSAGSVSDEEEGA